GTTTTCTTCGTTATATTTACCTATAACGAACATCTCAACCCAGGAATTTATAGACTCTTTTTTTGTGATCCCCCACACTGATTGTCGTAGGCTGCCAAATAATACCAAGTTTCCCTATTGGACTTAAATTTTGTGAATACATATTGTAGGTTTTTTCAAGGAGTTTCAAAAGACTGGAATATTCAATCTTCTGGCATTTCTATTTCTAAATGTGCGAGGCTCCTTGCGATGATTATAGTTGCAATAAAGCAAGTATAGTGACGATAATTGCATAGACAAACAAACCTGTAAGAGCATTCCCGGCCTTGAAAAACAATTGTATTAATGCCTTGATGGCTTCGTTCCATGCTAGAGCTGCTATAAGTCCAAAAGCTGTTGTTATAAGAGTCGCCATTGTCTTAATAACTTCCTCTTTTATCTCACTC
The genomic region above belongs to Methanothermobacter tenebrarum and contains:
- a CDS encoding DUF5654 family protein; translation: MSEIKEEVIKTMATLITTAFGLIAALAWNEAIKALIQLFFKAGNALTGLFVYAIIVTILALLQL